The Coprobacillus cateniformis DNA window TGAGTTATCATATATGTTTGAATTTCTTTAGTAGCTTGAATCTGACGTTTATCATAATATTTGAAATCACAGCCATGATTTTTAGTTAGCTGGTCTATATGGTAAAGTAATTCAATTGCTTTAATTTTGAAATATCCTAATTGTTCTATGTTAAGTGCTTCATATAATTCAGAAAATAAATGATGTAATTTAGGTGGAGTGGAACTTAAATATCCATTATTCTCAATCCCTAATGTTGAACCAATTTTATCAAGGTTAAGCGGAATAGTTTCCATCATTTTTTTGATTTCTTCTGATAAGGATTGTTTATCAATCACAAGGCTAAGTCCATAATATTTTTTTAATGGAAACGAGAAAGAAACTGGTAAATGTTGTGTTCCAGTCACACTAAAATATCCCTCTGGTAAATACGAAACTGTATGATTGGCATACTCACATTCATAGCGTCCAGAGCGACAATGTGTAATTGAAATAATATTAGGATTGAATTTTTGAGAAGGCATACTTATGTCTGTATCAAAGTCCAAAAAAGAGAGTTGAATACCATCAAAAAGCGTGTAACTTGTAACAATTCCTTTCCCTTGACACCCATAATCTATAATCATAAAATTTTCATCTTGCTTGATAATTTTTGCCTTATCACTGTACCAGTCTTTATTAAATGTAGAACTCACATTATGTACCTCCATATGTCGATTAGCAACATCTAACTATTATCATACTGTATTTTTTATCCCAAAACAATAAAAACATAAGCGTGCAAATCCGATTTATGTGGAAATGCACGCTTTTCTTCATGTTATTTTACAATCTTCCAGTTACTATCTTTTTCCAGCGTTAAGTCAAAATGTGAAATTTGCGTTGCTTTTGTCCTTTGGTCGAGATATTTTACCGATACCGATACTTTCACTTGTTCACCGTCCTGTGTGAAGATTGGATTTACCAGCTCCGAGAACACATACTCACAGTTTACAGGTTCCAGCACATTCCCCGATACATAGTAGGCAAGTTCTTTTTCTGTTGCGGTAGGATAGAGCTTAAAGAATGTTTCCAAGAACTCTGTTACTTCCTCCATAGTGGCAGCGTCCACCGTTCCGTCCGATTCCTTGACTTTTGGTTCATAGCTGGATTTTGTCGGTATGCTGCTGATGGTCGGATTCTGCGTGATAACCATGTTTCCGTCACCATCTACATGAACCACCACCATATAAGCGGAAGTGTAACCGATAGAAGTCTCTCCCTCTGTTACCGTCTGATCTACCGAGTAGACAACGGTAAAGTCGTCCGTTCCAGCCGCTTCAACCTCCCAAATCTTAACGTCCGTCACCGTAGAGCTTGTGGGTATATCCTGTCGTACCGTATCAACATTCAAATCCTGCAAGCTCTTTGTCAGATATTGGTTGATGGCTGCGGTTCGTTTCTCAATGGATTCCTGCGTATTGCTCCAAGAATAGTAGGACTTCGCAAAGGCTTTTACAAAGTTCTCTATCTTGTTGGTATCAACGATACGTTGCTCAATGACTTCTTTCTCATGTACCGTGTGCATATCAATGGCGGTGAAATTCTTATACACCCCAAAGCTGACGCTTGCAATCAGCACCAGCCATAAGGCAATCACGGTTTTCTTGTGTGTGCCGACTTTCATCACAGGCACTTTTTTCTCTTTCTTTGGTTTCGATTCCTTATCCTTTTTCTTAAATAGCATAGCACCATTCCTTTCTAATTGGTTTTCACCCGTCCGGCACCAATCAAGTGTTGCTGCCAGTACGAGCTTGTTAAATCTGCATATCCGATAGGATCGCCAGCATGATACATTC harbors:
- a CDS encoding helix-turn-helix domain-containing protein; the protein is MSSTFNKDWYSDKAKIIKQDENFMIIDYGCQGKGIVTSYTLFDGIQLSFLDFDTDISMPSQKFNPNIISITHCRSGRYECEYANHTVSYLPEGYFSVTGTQHLPVSFSFPLKKYYGLSLVIDKQSLSEEIKKMMETIPLNLDKIGSTLGIENNGYLSSTPPKLHHLFSELYEALNIEQLGYFKIKAIELLYHIDQLTKNHGCDFKYYDKRQIQATKEIQTYMITHLDERVSLEQLAFRNQINLSLFHKIFLQIYGDTPYSYLKKYKMNIAAHWLLNENMKIGDIAVSLGYNNASKFAIAFQSVYGILPKDYRKQK
- a CDS encoding conjugal transfer protein, whose translation is MLFKKKDKESKPKKEKKVPVMKVGTHKKTVIALWLVLIASVSFGVYKNFTAIDMHTVHEKEVIEQRIVDTNKIENFVKAFAKSYYSWSNTQESIEKRTAAINQYLTKSLQDLNVDTVRQDIPTSSTVTDVKIWEVEAAGTDDFTVVYSVDQTVTEGETSIGYTSAYMVVVHVDGDGNMVITQNPTISSIPTKSSYEPKVKESDGTVDAATMEEVTEFLETFFKLYPTATEKELAYYVSGNVLEPVNCEYVFSELVNPIFTQDGEQVKVSVSVKYLDQRTKATQISHFDLTLEKDSNWKIVK